CCGCCCACCCGGTCGGCCAGCGCCCCGGTCACCGGCATGGTGACCAGCGTCCCGACGCCGAGCACCAGCAGCACCACGCCGAGTCGGCCGGGGCCGAGATCGAGCCGGGCGTCGACGGCCGGCAGGCAGGCGCCCCACAGCCCGTTCCCCATGCCGGTCAGCCCGAAGAAGCCGGCCATGACCAGCCGGTAACGCGTCCATCCCACCATGGTCCGACCCTGCCCGTCGCCGGCCGCCCGGGTCCAACACCGGCTGCGGCCCGATCGACGCGTTCCCGTTGTGGGTCAGGGCCGCCAGGCGCCCGGCGGCGGGGTCAGCCAGCCGTCGGCTACGGCCAGCTCGTCGGCGGCCCGCAGGAGCGCGCGCAGTCCCCGGGGCGCGGGCTCCCCCCGACGCCAGACGAGACTCCACGGATAGACCGCGCCCGGCTCGACCAGGGGCCGCAGCACCGCCCCCGGCACCGGCGGCTGGTCCAGCAGGGTCAGCACGGGTGAGTCGCGGGCCCGGACGTGATGGGCCAGCTCCTCGATGCTGTGCACGTACGGATGGGCCGGGCCGTTCCCGGCGTCCGCGCCGCAGGACCGCAGCAGCCGGACGGCGGCGTCCTCCCACTCCGGGGTCACGTGGTCGCCGGCGAGGAAGCAGACCCCGGCGTCGCGCAGCTCCGCCAGCGCCACCGCCGGCCGGGCGGCCAGCGGACTGCGCTCCGGCACCAGCAGCGCCATCGGCTCCCACCGGACCAGCCGGTGCGCGAACGCGTCGGCCGCCGGGTCCCACCGCCCGAACGTCGCGTGCAGGCGGCGCTCCCGCAGCAGCGTGCCGGCCCGGTCGAGGCCACCGTCGAAGCGCGCGAAGAACTCGGTCGCCGGGTCCAGCCGTCGGGCGGCGGCCAGCACCCGGGCCGGGGTCAGCCCCGGCGCCACCACGTTGACCAGCAGTGCCGAGTCGTCGCCGCGCAGGTCGCGGACCGTCTCGTCGTGCAGGGCCAGCAGCTGCCGCGCGCGGGGCAGCAGCCGTTCACCGGCCGGCGTCAGGCTCACCCGGCGGCTGGTCCGGTCCAGCAGGAGGACGCCGGCCCGCTCCTCCAGGCGCCGTACGTCGCGGCTGAGCGCCTGCTGCGCCACGAAGAGCCGGGTGGCGGCCCGGCCGAAGTGGAGTTCCTCCGCCACGGCGACGAAGTGGCGGAGCAGACGGATGTCGAGGGTGGGCCACACCCGGCCATCATGGCCCGCCGCGCCCCACCCGCGCGTCCCGCGCCGGGGGTGATCCGGTGCGCTCCACCGCGCGCCGAGGTCGGTGCGGCGGGTCAGAGCTCCGCGACGGCCGGCACCAGTTCGCGGCCGATCAGGCGCAGCCGCCGCAGGTCCCACACCTGCGGCACCCAGCCGTGCGCGTGGCTCACCCCCGCCCTGGCCAGTGCGGTCAGCTGCGCCAGCAGCGCGTCGACGTGTTCGCCCCGGTCGCCCACGTCCAGCTTGACCAGCACGGTCTTCTCGATGTCGTCGTAGTCCCGCCCCTCGGCGGCGCAGTGCTCGCGGAGGATCGCGAACTTCCGGTCGAGGTCGTCGTGGGCGAAGAGGTTGCACGCCTGCGCATAGCGGGCGACCAGCCGCAGCGTCTTGCGTTCACCGCCACCGCCGATGAGGATCGGCGGCCGGCGCAGCGGCTGCGGCGAGTTCAGCGTCC
This genomic interval from Micromonospora sp. CCTCC AA 2012012 contains the following:
- a CDS encoding LysR family transcriptional regulator, with translation MWPTLDIRLLRHFVAVAEELHFGRAATRLFVAQQALSRDVRRLEERAGVLLLDRTSRRVSLTPAGERLLPRARQLLALHDETVRDLRGDDSALLVNVVAPGLTPARVLAAARRLDPATEFFARFDGGLDRAGTLLRERRLHATFGRWDPAADAFAHRLVRWEPMALLVPERSPLAARPAVALAELRDAGVCFLAGDHVTPEWEDAAVRLLRSCGADAGNGPAHPYVHSIEELAHHVRARDSPVLTLLDQPPVPGAVLRPLVEPGAVYPWSLVWRRGEPAPRGLRALLRAADELAVADGWLTPPPGAWRP